The following coding sequences are from one Danaus plexippus chromosome 13 unlocalized genomic scaffold, MEX_DaPlex mxdp_15, whole genome shotgun sequence window:
- the LOC116770012 gene encoding uncharacterized protein LOC116770012 isoform X1, with product MADVAVRALLFTALLATLADAGAARFGDRLAPRVPVPYAPRNIPAELHYLENENNRVIDQNYDENVNDERVEPQKDILPSPRRPTRTEAHRLEMSTEYFVIPHRKSSVPAVSTSRVVVVTTSRPANTTASVIIAPHNVQILRAQPWAVPILALACVSMAIIGGFEAFIVWGASRKAPSQRHLLLGQCLLFGLFTCAATAALFTAAPTAFTCGAVRFGTGVAYVIVFASLLVKCVFLLSLNGGVYLPAAYQGLLLFFAVMIQVAIGAQWIGGSPPKVANGAMKCDSPLADLLLSLCYAAFLIAVVCGVALRSRGIRDNYREATHIAGAGGATAAVWICWIAAALGAPEQHREACVGAGLISTCAVVFALMFAPKGRRLAALGREGRWDADREEGLSSIGAGGSGYSPSFFHFKPVKYGMVSAAAPVPTPAPVIDRKEHQAQPADYYGALYAGSHPHSRSLCPPPHYPLHPLTHYHYNYQHYNYLLPPGVMMRPEEGNVYTSVEPTFSSNPNVYFQRQEPLHVGMMY from the exons ATGGCGGACGTAGCAGTGCGAGCCCTGCTCTTCACCGCGTTACTGGCCACCCTCGCTGACGCTGGTGCGGCACGGTTTGGAGATCGCCTAGCACCACGTGTTCCTGTTCCGTACGCACCACGCAACATTCCAGCTGAACTCCATTATTTAGAGAATGAGAACAATAGGGTGATAGATCAGAATTATGATGAAAACGTCAATGATGAACGAGTCGAGCCACAAAAAGACATTTTACCCTCACCGCGACGACCCACTCGTACGGAGGCACATCGACTAGAAATGAGCACAGAATATTTTGTCATACCTCATCGGAAGTCATCGGTACCAGCGGTTTCCACTTCAAGAGTAGTCGTCGTTACCACATCACGTCCCGCAAATACAACCGCCTCAGTAATAATAGCACCACACAATGTACAGATATTAAGAGCGCAACCATGGGCCGTACCAATATTGGCATTAGCGTGTGTGAGCATGGCAATTATTGGAGGTTTTGAAGCATTTATAGTGTGGGGTGCAAGTCGGAAAGCGCCAAGTCAACGTCATCTACTTCTAGGCCAATGTTTATTGTTCGGACTTTTTACTTGTGCAGCGACCGCAGCACTCTTTACCGCAGCGCCAACTGCATTTACATGTGGTGCCGTACGATTTGGAACAGGCGTAGCCTATGTGATTGTTTTTGCGTCCCTATTAGTGAAAtgtgtatttttgttaagCTTAAATGGTGGAGTGTACTTACCAGCAGCATACCAAggacttttattattctttgcCGTAATGATTCAAGTTGCAATAGGAGCACAGTGGATAGGAGGGTCGCCGCCTAAAGTGGCCAACGGGGCCATGAAATGTGATTCACCACTTGCTGACCTATTACTTTCATTATGCTATGCCGCTTTTCTGATTGCTGTGGTTTGTGGTGTAGCGTTAAGATCACGAGGAATTCGCGATAATTATAGAGAAGCGACTCACATTGCTGGTGCTGGCGGTGCCACTGCAGCCGTGTGGATCTGTTGGATAGCGGCTGCATTAGGGGCACCGGAACAGCATCGTGAAGCATGTGTAGGAGCGGGCCTGATAAGCACATGTGCAGTCGTATTCGCTTTAATGTTTGCACCAAAAGGCAGACGATTAGCTGCACTAGGCCGCGAAGGAAGGTGGGATGCCGATAGAGAGGAAGGACTCAGCTCCATAGGCGCTGGTGGTTCTGGTTACTCACCGTCCTTTTTCCACTTCAAACCAGTTAAATACGGAATGGTGTCTGCCGCTGCCCCAGTTCCAACGCCAGCGCCTGTGATAGACCGCAAGGAGCACCAAGCTCAGCCAGCCG ATTATTACGGAGCTCTGTACGCCGGTTCGCACCCGCACTCACGTTCACTGTGTCCACCGCCACATTACCCCCTGCACCCACTAACGCACTACCACTACAATTACCAGCACTATAATTATCTCCTGCCACCAG
- the LOC116770012 gene encoding uncharacterized protein LOC116770012 isoform X2, whose product MADVAVRALLFTALLATLADAGAARFGDRLAPRVPVPYAPRNIPAELHYLENENNRVIDQNYDENVNDERVEPQKDILPSPRRPTRTEAHRLEMSTEYFVIPHRKSSVPAVSTSRVVVVTTSRPANTTASVIIAPHNVQILRAQPWAVPILALACVSMAIIGGFEAFIVWGASRKAPSQRHLLLGQCLLFGLFTCAATAALFTAAPTAFTCGAVRFGTGVAYVIVFASLLVKCVFLLSLNGGVYLPAAYQGLLLFFAVMIQVAIGAQWIGGSPPKVANGAMKCDSPLADLLLSLCYAAFLIAVVCGVALRSRGIRDNYREATHIAGAGGATAAVWICWIAAALGAPEQHREACVGAGLISTCAVVFALMFAPKGRRLAALGREGRWDADREEGLSSIGAGGSGYSPSFFHFKPVKYGMVSAAAPVPTPAPVIDRKEHQAQPAGVMMRPEEGNVYTSVEPTFSSNPNVYFQRQEPLHVGMMY is encoded by the coding sequence ATGGCGGACGTAGCAGTGCGAGCCCTGCTCTTCACCGCGTTACTGGCCACCCTCGCTGACGCTGGTGCGGCACGGTTTGGAGATCGCCTAGCACCACGTGTTCCTGTTCCGTACGCACCACGCAACATTCCAGCTGAACTCCATTATTTAGAGAATGAGAACAATAGGGTGATAGATCAGAATTATGATGAAAACGTCAATGATGAACGAGTCGAGCCACAAAAAGACATTTTACCCTCACCGCGACGACCCACTCGTACGGAGGCACATCGACTAGAAATGAGCACAGAATATTTTGTCATACCTCATCGGAAGTCATCGGTACCAGCGGTTTCCACTTCAAGAGTAGTCGTCGTTACCACATCACGTCCCGCAAATACAACCGCCTCAGTAATAATAGCACCACACAATGTACAGATATTAAGAGCGCAACCATGGGCCGTACCAATATTGGCATTAGCGTGTGTGAGCATGGCAATTATTGGAGGTTTTGAAGCATTTATAGTGTGGGGTGCAAGTCGGAAAGCGCCAAGTCAACGTCATCTACTTCTAGGCCAATGTTTATTGTTCGGACTTTTTACTTGTGCAGCGACCGCAGCACTCTTTACCGCAGCGCCAACTGCATTTACATGTGGTGCCGTACGATTTGGAACAGGCGTAGCCTATGTGATTGTTTTTGCGTCCCTATTAGTGAAAtgtgtatttttgttaagCTTAAATGGTGGAGTGTACTTACCAGCAGCATACCAAggacttttattattctttgcCGTAATGATTCAAGTTGCAATAGGAGCACAGTGGATAGGAGGGTCGCCGCCTAAAGTGGCCAACGGGGCCATGAAATGTGATTCACCACTTGCTGACCTATTACTTTCATTATGCTATGCCGCTTTTCTGATTGCTGTGGTTTGTGGTGTAGCGTTAAGATCACGAGGAATTCGCGATAATTATAGAGAAGCGACTCACATTGCTGGTGCTGGCGGTGCCACTGCAGCCGTGTGGATCTGTTGGATAGCGGCTGCATTAGGGGCACCGGAACAGCATCGTGAAGCATGTGTAGGAGCGGGCCTGATAAGCACATGTGCAGTCGTATTCGCTTTAATGTTTGCACCAAAAGGCAGACGATTAGCTGCACTAGGCCGCGAAGGAAGGTGGGATGCCGATAGAGAGGAAGGACTCAGCTCCATAGGCGCTGGTGGTTCTGGTTACTCACCGTCCTTTTTCCACTTCAAACCAGTTAAATACGGAATGGTGTCTGCCGCTGCCCCAGTTCCAACGCCAGCGCCTGTGATAGACCGCAAGGAGCACCAAGCTCAGCCAGCCG
- the LOC116770013 gene encoding CUE domain-containing protein 1 produces MASTMQLEFTQAMTDFKTMFPDMDDDVIEAVLRANQGAVDATIDQLLAMSTDNQNERLRLEMERVESSSPSRKKERRIICRNVQNGEDNDTTALVDVEDESIPLSVKKKWVPRMLGPLPPMFLRIPPGTDARIDLSLDMDDDRIATFLQNEEFMAELRWNQEFIAALDSEQGGKTKCHDDEAAFKERLKNMGKLSRKKFAQLSRMFTRGGSRKSGNARVPSRGPPDSLLLQEEHSDDDDRPQTLNIKI; encoded by the exons ATGGCTTCCACCATGCAGCTTGAGTTCACTCAGGCGATGACAGATTTCAAGACGATGTTTCCTGATATGGATGACGATGTTATCGAGGCTGTACTCCGAGCGAATCAGGGGGCTGTTGATGCAACCATCGACCAACTACTGGCTATGAGTACCGACAACCAGAATGAAAGACTTCGCCTGGAGATGGAACGCGTTGAAAGCAGTTCACCGTCTCGGAAAAAAGAGCGGCGTATTATTTGTCGTAACGTCCAAAACGGTGAAGACAATGATACCACAGCTCTTGT AGACGTTGAAGACGAGTCTATACCTCTGTCGGTTAAGAAGAAATGGGTTCCAAGAATGCTTGGTCCTCTACCGCCGATGTTTCTTCGTATACCACCCGGGACCGACGCAAGAATCGACCTCAGCTTGGACATGGATGACGATCGAATTGCAACATTCCTCCAGAACGAAGAATTCATGGCTGAGTTGAGATGGAATCAAGAGTTTATAGCAGCGTTGGACAGCGAACAAGGTGGCAAAACCAAATGTCATGACGACGAAGCCGCTTTTAAGGAGAGACTTAAAAATATGGGAAAAT TATCTAGAAAGAAATTCGCACAGTTATCTAGAATGTTCACACGCGGTGGTTCACGGAAGAGTGGTAACGCGCGGGTTCCTTCTCGGGGCCCGCCGGACAGCCTGCTGCTTCAGGAGGAACACAGTGATGATGACGATCGACCGCAGACGCTgaacatcaaaatataa